The following proteins come from a genomic window of Miscanthus floridulus cultivar M001 chromosome 2, ASM1932011v1, whole genome shotgun sequence:
- the LOC136537636 gene encoding conserved oligomeric Golgi complex subunit 2-like → MADLAAAAATPPPATDLFGEPIEAHPPWFKPDAFLRAGFDPDAYVAELRSYVPLESLATELRAHLAALRAELVGLINRDYADFVGLSARLKGVDAAAARMRAPLADLRDKVAAFRAGASAALAALRAGLEQRAAATAARELLELLLDTSHVVSKVEKLIKELPTAPSDSLNAEVPNHDTGTPNGEAGTGVRETQSILLERIASEMNRLKFYISHAQNLPFIENMEKRVQGATKLLDGSLERCFVDGLEHRDAKVIYNCLRAYAAIDNTSSAEELFRTTVVSPLIQKIAPQNYVRAVAGASSDELEDDYRHIKECVEKDCKFILEISSSENSGLHVFDFLGNSILKEVLSAIQKGKPGAFSPGKPKEFLRNYKASLGFLDFLEGYCLSKSAVTKFRSEPAYTDFMRQWNVGVYFSLRFQEIAGGLDSTLTNTFSPTGSNEAQGKPLLLKQSIKLLESLESCWSDEVLLFSHCDKFLRLSLQLISRYTTWLSSGLSARKASDGSPNSPADAEWALSIPIEDFIYIMHDVHAVIGELSESGSFIGHVNQLLGSCPIEVLNLVKQCILQAVEPLKGVLPAIMNVMIGIIVKKSNEDLKHLKGITATYRMTSKLPVRHSPYVSGILHPLKVFLEGERIHYLSEDDKTKLCRGSTDNITAIYYDLVSEVVTVARKTESSLQRLRQGAQRRVGASTDASDNIISDTDKICMQLFLDIQEYARNLRAIGIDAREIDSYRALWQCVAPKDKQENIQF, encoded by the exons ATGGCGGATCTCGCCGCCGCTGCGGCGACCCCTCCCCCGGCCACGGACCTCTTCGGGGAGCCGATCGAGGCGCACCCTCCCTGGTTCAAGCCCGACGCCTTCCTCCGCGCGGGCTTCGACCCGGACGCCTACGTCGCCGAGCTCCGCTCCTACGTCCCGCTCGAGAGCCTCGCCACCGAGCTCCGCGCCCACCTCGCCGCGCTCCGCGCCGAGCTCGTCGGCCTCATCAACCGCGACTACGCCGACTTCGTCGGACTCAGCGCGCGCCTCAAGGgcgtcgacgccgccgccgcaagGATGCGCGCCCCGCTCGCCGACCTCAGGGACAAGGTCGCCGCCTTCCGCGCCGGCGCCTCCGCCGCGCTCGCCGCGCTACGGGCGGGACTCGAGCAgcgggccgccgccaccgccgcgcgcGAGCTGCTGGAGCTACTGCTCGACACCTCACACGTCGTCTCCAAG GTTGAGAAATTGATCAAGGAACTACCAACTGCACCATCAGATTCATTGAATGCTGAAGTTCCTAACCATGACACTGGAACGCCAAATGGGGAGGCTGGGACAGGTGTCAGAGAAACACAAAGCATTCTCTTAGAAAGAATTGCCAGCGAGATGAACCGGCTTAAATTCTACATCAGTCATGCACAG AACCTCCCTTTTATTGAGAACATGGAGAAGAGGGTCCAAGGTGCTACGAAACTGCTTGATGGTAGTTTGGAGCGCTGCTTTGTGGATGGTCTGGAACACCGTGATGCTAAAGTTATATACAACTGTTTGCGTGCTTATGCTGCAATTGACAATACATCATCAGCCGAAGAGCTTTTCCGTACAACAGTGGTGTCTCCATTGATTCAGAAAATAGCCCCTCAAAATTATGTGAGGGCTGTTGCTGGGGCATCATCTGATGAACTGGAAGATGATTATCGACATATAAAAGAATGTGTAGAAAAAGATTGCAAATTTATATTGGAAATATCTTCATCTG AAAACTCTGGATTGCATGTTTTTGATTTTTTGGGTAATTCAATACTCAAAGAAGTCCTTTCTGCAATCCAGAAAGGCAAGCCTGGGGCCTTTTCTCCTGGAAAGCCTAAAGAATTCTTGAGGAACTACAAAGCAAGTTTAGGATTTCTTGATTTTCTTGAAG GTTACTGCCTCTCCAAGTCTGCTGTAACGAAGTTCCGCTCTGAGCCTGCTTACACAGATTTCATGCGGCAATGGAATGTTGGTGTCTACTTTTCATTGCG ATTTCAGGAAATTGCGGGTGGCCTTGATTCTACTCTTACAAACACCTTTAGTCCTACTGGATCGAATGAGGCTCAAGGGAAGCCATTGCTCTTGAAGCAAAGTATTAAGCTCTTAGAAAGTTTGGAGTCATGTTGGAGTGATGAGGTTCTTTTATTCTCGCACTGTGATAAATTCCTTCGTTTGTCCTTGCAGCTTATTTCAAG GTATACAACATGGCTTTCATCTGGTTTATCTGCACGTAAAGCTTCTGATGGGAGCCCAAATTCACCTGCAGATGCTGAATGGGCGCTGTCTATACCTATAGAAGATTTCATATAT ATAATGCATGATGTGCATGCTGTAATTGGTGAGCTTTCAGAATCAGGCAGCTTTATTGGACATGTGAATCAGTTGCTAGGATCATGCCCCATTGAAGTACTTAACCTTGTGAAACAATGTATACTGCAAGCTGTCGAACCTTTAAAGGGGGTGTTACCTGCAATAATGAATGTCATGATTGGAATCATAGTTAAGAAGTCTAATGAG GACCTGAAGCACCTGAAAGGAATAACAGCGACATATAGGATGACGAGTAAGCTTCCAGTGAGGCATTCTCCATATGTATCAGGAATTTTACATCCACTGAAG GTGTTTCTTGAAGGGGAGCGTATACACTATCTATCAGAAGATGATAAAACTAAGTTGTGTCGAGGGTCTACTGATAATATTACTGCAATTTACTATGACTTGGTCTCTGAAGTTGTCACTGTG GCAAGGAAAACTGAGTCTTCATTGCAAAGACTGCGCCAAGGTGCACAAAGGCGAGTAGGAGCTAGTACAGATGCCTCAGATAACATCATATCTGATACAGACAAGATCTGTATGCAGCTATTTCTTGATATTCAG GAGTATGCACGAAACCTTCGTGCGATAGGAATAGATGCAAGAGAAATTGATTCCTACAGAGCTCTATGGCAGTGTGTTGCCCCAAAAGACAAACAAGAGAACATTCAGTTTTGA